The Triticum aestivum cultivar Chinese Spring chromosome 7B, IWGSC CS RefSeq v2.1, whole genome shotgun sequence genome window below encodes:
- the LOC123159588 gene encoding amino acid transporter AVT1I, which translates to MDTSTPSKSGTSFLKTCFNGVNALSGVGILSIPYALSQGGWLSVLMFTTIAVICFYTGILIQRCIDSSSLVKTYPDIGELAFGRKGRIIVAIFMYLELYLVAIDFMILEGDNLEKLFPSVDFHVAGLKIGGKQGFVLIFSLLVLPTTWFRSLSALAYVSVGGIMASVILIAAVIWVGAFDGVGFHERGVLVHWAGIPTAMSLYSFCFSGHAVFPMIYTGMSNRKMFPTVLLLCFIICTLSYGLMGVVGYLMYGESLKSQVTLNLPSRNLSSSIAIYTTLINPFTKFALLVTPIAEAIEDTLHVGKNKAVSVSIRTSLVVSTTIVALVVPYFAYAVALTGSFLSGTATMLLPCICYLKIRSRTCRKVGFEQVVCVGIIVVGVGLVVVGTSSSLKQIIQSL; encoded by the exons ATGGACACCAGTACTCCTTCAAAGTCTGGGACGAGCTTCCTCAAAACTTGCTTCAATGGAGTTAACGCCCTCTCAG GGGTTGGGATATTATCGATTCCTTATGCATTGTCTCAAGGAGGATGGCTGAGCGTACTTATGTTCACAACTATAGCAGTTATCTGCTTCTACACTGGGATTCTCATACAGAGATGCATAGATTCAAGCTCACTTGTTAAGACCTATCCTGATATAGGTGAACTGGCTTTTGGCCGGAAAGGAAGAATCATAGTAGCAATATTCATGTACCTGGAGCTGTACCTTGTGGCAATCGATTTCATGATACTGGAAGGTGATAACTTGGAGAAATTATTTCCAAGTGTCGACTTCCATGTTGCTGGACTCAAGATTGGAGGCAAGCAAGGGTTTGTTCTGATTTTCAGTCTGTTGGTTTTGCCAACGACATGGTTTCGGAGCTTAAGTGCGCTTGCGTACGTCTCTGTTGGAGGAATCATGGCCTCCGTTATTCTCATCGCTGCTGTTATCTGGGTAGGAGCATTTGATGGTGTTGGCTTCCACGAGAGAGGCGTGCTTGTCCACTGGGCTGGTATTCCAACTGCCATGAGCTTATACTCATTCTGTTTCAGCGGTCATGCTGTTTTCCCCATGATATACACTGGAATGAGCAACAGAAAAATGTTCCCAACA GTTCTGCTCCTCTGCTTCATCATCTGCACTCTCAGCTACGGACTGATGGGCGTCGTCGGGTACCTGATGTACGGCGAGTCACTGAAGTCCCAGGTGACGCTGAACCTCCCGTCGAGGAACCTGAGCTCCAGCATCGCCATCTACACCACGCTGATCAACCCGTTCACCAAGTTCGCGCTGCTGGTCACCCCGATAGCGGAGGCGATCGAGGACACCCTCCACGTCGGCAAGAACAAGGCCGTCAGCGTCTCCATCAGGACCTCGCTGGTCGTCAGCACGACCATCGTGGCGCTCGTCGTGCCCTACTTCGCCTACGCGGTCGCGCTCACCGGCTCGTTCCTGAGCGGCACCGCCACGATGCTGCTGCCGTGCATCTGCTACCTGAAGATCAGGTCCAGGACCTGCAGGAAGGTCGGGTTCGAGCAGGTGGTGTGCGTGGGCATCATCGTCGTCGGGGTAGGGCTTGTGGTCGTGGGCACCTCCAGCTCACTGAAGCAGATCATCCAGAGCTTGTGA